One window from the genome of Anopheles coluzzii chromosome X, AcolN3, whole genome shotgun sequence encodes:
- the LOC120957584 gene encoding homeobox protein slou: MVMMQSPVSDCGQPESPSLSQPNSPPASTEPASHSPKTVALLKGGGGGAGATTSTTPTSSSQEASEPGELLVRGGGGTFLDLRANSSHSNSSNSTDSEPLDGEQEAADGGCDTFADQPGADPRQGAYSPADTQHTQPPPSTGPDRSVKFSIERLKHLADGHGLAVRHHHPLHHHQSAAEQLVLAAGGHFPPPGSAHPPVGPGVSVIPSGAVLPPLHPAVLHPVHPAHPAHHTPVAAGVAPLQPSSCFPHASATAAAPPHPHQHSHGHQRHHQAAIAAATAAAAAAAAAAAAAAVASGSNHPAQPHQQHQQPSPHDPTASPPGQPPPVVHPGGHPFAIKYPAGSASPTDLEIERFKIARTAINSTAAFAAAAAAKELSDIGFRIQLQDGAGQHHGGYARSDTSEELIVDGNEESSQDGISGCPVDLTRSMDNGGDTKPHAIRDTDKEAASKRLAFSVENILDPNKFNGKQHCASGGGGGGAVTPISGGIFGPKLNGTKLGGPALNGAAGGNYATNNNNCTVNNNNNNNNNNNNSINHNNNAKFWSQSGGLERDDKLDDDHSDSRSVKDVNDIDQDDMGDDTMGSDMDDHASETDSKKDGSNNRSGDGKSQGNSSKPRRARTAFTYEQLVSLENKFKTTRYLSVCERLNLALSLSLTETQVKIWFQNRRTKWKKQNPGMDVNSPTVPPPNSGGSFGPGSYASSLLYPHAMPYPPYGPYFHPLGGHHLGHSHS, encoded by the exons ATGGTAATGATGCAATCGCCAGTGTCTGATTGCGGGCAACCGGAAAGCCCATCGCTCTCGCAGCCCAACTCGCCGCCCGCCTCGACCGAGCCGGCGTCCCACTCGCCCAAGACAGTTGCCCTGCtgaagggtggtggtggtggtgccggggCCACCACGAGCACCACGCCGACCAGCAGCTCCCAGGAAGCGTCCGAGCCGGGGGAGCTGCTTGtgcgcggcggcggcggcacctTTCTCGATCTGCGCGccaacagcagccacagcaacagcagcaacagcaccgaCAGCGAACCGCTCGACGGGGAGCAGGAGGCGGCGGACGGCGGGTGCGACACGTTCGCCGACCAGCCGGGGGCCGACCCGCGGCAGGGCGCCTACTCGCCCGCGGACACGCAGCACACTCAGCCGCCACCGTCCACCGGCCCGGACCGGTCGGTCAAGTTCTCGATCGAGCGGCTGAAGCACCTGGCGGACGGGCACGGGCTGGCGGTGCGGCACCATCACCCGCTGCACCATCACCAGTCGGCGGCCGAGCAGCTGGTGCTGGCGGCCGGCGGCCACTTCCCACCGCCCGGGTCGGCCCATCCGCCGGTCGGCCCGGGCGTGTCTGTGATACCGTCCGGCGCCGTGCTGCCCCCGCTGCATCCCGCCGTCCTGCACCCGGTGCATCCGGCGCACCCGGCCCACCATACGCCGGTGGCGGCCGGTGTGGCACCGCTGCAGCCGTCCTCGTGCTTTCCGCACGCGTCCgcgacggcggcggcaccGCCCCATCCCCATCAACACAGCCACGGCCATCAACGTCACCATCAGGCGGCGATCGCGGcagcgacggcggcggcggcggcggctgctgctgcggctgcggcGGCTGCCGTCGCTTCCGGCTCCAACCATCCGGCGCAACCTcaccaacagcaccagcagccgtCCCCGCACGATCCCACGGCGAGCCCGcccggtcagccgccgccggTCGTGCACCCCGGCGGCCACCCGTTCGCTATCAAATATCCGGCGGGCAGCGCGTCGCCCACCGATCTCGAGATCGAGCGGTTCAAGATAGCGCGCACCGCGATCAACAGTACGGCCGCGTTTGCAGCGGCCGCCGCTGCCAAGGAGCTGTCCGACATCGGGTTCAGGATACAGCTGCAGGACGGTGCCGGCCAGCACCACGGCGGGTACGCGCGCAGCGACACCAGCGAGGAGCTGATCGTGGACGGCAACGAGGAAAGCTCGCAGGACGGCATCTCG GGCTGCCCGGTGGACCTGACGCGCTCCATGGACAACGGTGGCGACACGAAGCCGCACGCAATCCGGGACACCGACAAGGAGGCCGCCTCGAAACGGTTGGCCTTCTCGGTGGAGAACATTCTCGACCCGAACAAGTTCAACGGCAAGCAGCACTGTGcgtccggtggtggtggtggcggtgccgTCACACCCATCAGCGGCGGCATCTTCGGCCCCAAGCTGAACGGGACCAAGCTGGGCGGGCCCGCGCTCAACGGTGCCGCCGGTGGCAACTacgccaccaacaacaacaactgtacggttaacaacaacaacaataacaacaacaacaacaacaacagcatcaaccacaacaacaacgccaaGTTCTGGAGCCAGAGCGGTGGGCTCGAGCGGGACGACAAGCTGGACGACGATCACAGCGATTCGCGCTCCG TGAAGGACGTGAACGATATCGACCAGGATGACATGGGCGACGACACGATGGGCAGCGACATGGACGACCACGCGAGCGAAACCGACTCGAAGAAGGACGGCTCGAACAATCGGAGCGGCGACGGCAAGTCCCAGGGCAACAGCTCCAAGCCGAGACG GGCCAGGACGGCGTTCACCTACGAGCAGCTGGTGTCGCTGGAGAACAAGTTCAAAACGACGCGCTACCTGTCCGTCTGCGAGCGGCTCAACTTGGCGCTCAGCCTAAGCCTCACCGAAACGCAG GTAAAGATCTGGTTCCAGAACCGCCGGACCAAgtggaaaaagcaaaacccGGGCATGGACGTCAACAGCCCGACGGTGCCGCCGCCCAACAGTGGCGGCTCGTTCGGGCCCGGCTCGTACGCCAGCAGCCTGCTCTACCCGCACGCCATGCCCTACCCGCCGTACGGGCCGTACTTCCACCCGCTCGGTGGCCACCATCTCGGCCACTCGCACTCGTAA